A single genomic interval of Aureliella helgolandensis harbors:
- a CDS encoding DUF1338 domain-containing protein, translating to MPPTNPQLLDDILHGLLRRYGTRVPDVERVMEILRSASLIKSAEDIENDHIAFRTLGVPHLGIQSLEKIFLHVGYQRRDAYTFPHKKLDAFWYAPPAEHYPRIFISELRVEQLSPASQTTIASYVCQIDSDPVDQLDLNNASQVDNFLHTSLWRRPSWNDYEQLRQESEYAAWVIYNRYYLNHFTISVHNLPPPYNSVATLNRLLQQHGISLNDSGGIVKQSPDGLLLQSSSVAEMVQAEFDDGQGGIETHPIAGSYIEFAERRVLPAFQHLPATDLRRAHRREGFEAGNADKIFESTYTEQTHRIPKRK from the coding sequence ATGCCTCCCACAAATCCGCAATTGCTGGACGATATTCTGCATGGTTTACTGCGAAGATACGGGACCCGGGTTCCAGATGTCGAGCGGGTAATGGAGATCCTGCGTTCGGCGTCCCTCATCAAGTCGGCGGAGGATATCGAAAACGACCATATCGCCTTCCGTACGCTGGGCGTTCCTCACCTGGGAATTCAATCGCTCGAGAAGATCTTTCTGCACGTCGGATATCAACGGCGGGATGCCTACACATTCCCACATAAGAAGCTCGACGCCTTTTGGTACGCACCTCCAGCGGAACACTATCCCAGAATCTTCATCAGCGAGCTGCGAGTCGAGCAATTATCCCCCGCGTCTCAAACAACGATCGCTTCCTACGTCTGCCAGATTGATTCAGATCCAGTGGATCAACTAGATCTGAACAACGCCTCGCAAGTCGACAACTTTCTTCACACCTCTTTATGGCGGCGGCCGAGTTGGAACGACTACGAACAACTGCGGCAAGAAAGTGAATACGCTGCCTGGGTCATCTACAATCGCTACTACCTCAACCACTTCACGATCAGCGTGCACAATCTTCCCCCACCCTACAACTCGGTTGCCACCCTCAACCGCCTACTCCAGCAGCATGGCATTTCACTGAACGACTCGGGGGGGATCGTCAAACAGAGCCCGGACGGCTTGTTGTTGCAGAGTTCGAGCGTCGCGGAAATGGTACAAGCCGAGTTCGATGATGGGCAGGGAGGCATCGAGACGCACCCCATTGCCGGTTCGTACATCGAGTTTGCCGAGCGCCGCGTCTTACCAGCCTTCCAACATTTGCCAGCCACCGACCTTCGTCGGGCACACCGTCGAGAGGGTTTCGAAGCGGGCAATGCTGACAAAATCTTTGAAAGCACCTATACCGAGCAAACCCATCGCATCCCTAAACGCAAGTAG
- a CDS encoding glycosyltransferase, giving the protein MRIALTITELDPGGAEACLVNLACYLKHHQHEVQVFSLGPPPQSTKLTERLAAARVPWQCGGLTHVSQVRAARGWLRERLVAFSPEIIQSMLFHANAVTAWAARGMPCKVVGGVRVRQPQRYRWWIQSWAARAMERVVCVSQDVAEHCQRNEGIPPSKIVVIPNGIHLPTLPIPTPTNLWESFGIPPTARVLLFVGRLDPQKGIESLVARADALLGQLPEHHLVLLGDGPLRERITQQTAQLACRNRVHPVGWQPDPFPWMQQSEAILLPAKYEGMPNAILEAMAVGKPVVSFAVDGVRQLLGQDSLAQHQLVDSPSIDAFILQVVRLAQNPDMQQQCGTANHSRIEQHFQLDQQLAKYEQLYLALI; this is encoded by the coding sequence ATGCGAATTGCCCTGACAATTACGGAACTCGATCCCGGGGGAGCGGAAGCCTGCCTAGTTAATCTGGCATGCTATCTAAAACACCATCAACACGAGGTGCAGGTCTTCAGCTTAGGTCCTCCCCCCCAATCGACGAAGCTAACCGAGCGGCTCGCAGCTGCACGCGTTCCCTGGCAGTGTGGGGGACTTACCCATGTCTCTCAAGTCCGCGCGGCCCGTGGTTGGCTGCGTGAGCGACTCGTGGCCTTCTCCCCCGAGATCATTCAATCCATGTTGTTCCACGCAAATGCAGTAACCGCCTGGGCCGCGCGAGGCATGCCCTGCAAGGTGGTCGGTGGCGTGCGAGTCCGACAACCACAACGCTATCGCTGGTGGATCCAATCGTGGGCCGCTCGCGCGATGGAACGAGTCGTCTGCGTCAGCCAAGATGTGGCCGAGCACTGCCAACGCAATGAAGGAATTCCACCCTCCAAGATTGTCGTGATCCCGAATGGAATCCACTTGCCCACACTCCCCATTCCAACACCTACAAACTTGTGGGAGAGTTTCGGCATTCCTCCCACCGCGCGCGTCTTGCTGTTTGTGGGACGACTCGATCCTCAAAAGGGAATTGAAAGCCTCGTCGCGCGAGCCGATGCGTTGCTAGGGCAGCTTCCAGAGCACCATTTGGTACTGTTGGGCGATGGCCCACTACGTGAAAGAATTACACAACAAACGGCGCAACTAGCCTGCCGCAATCGCGTCCATCCTGTCGGTTGGCAACCCGATCCCTTCCCCTGGATGCAGCAGAGCGAAGCAATTCTGCTTCCCGCAAAATACGAAGGCATGCCCAATGCTATCCTCGAAGCCATGGCAGTTGGCAAACCCGTCGTGAGTTTTGCGGTCGACGGAGTACGCCAACTCCTGGGGCAAGATTCGCTTGCGCAGCATCAGCTAGTCGACTCACCCTCGATCGATGCTTTCATTCTGCAAGTAGTGCGGCTCGCCCAAAATCCCGACATGCAACAACAGTGCGGAACGGCCAACCACAGCAGGATCGAACAACACTTCCAGCTCGACCAACAACTAGCAAAGTACGAACAACTCTATCTAGCACTAATCTGA
- a CDS encoding TIM barrel protein, whose product MNLKPSICIDALFEGTPTAEAIALVAKLGYPAFEFWMWWEKDLPQVMQARDAHSLKIAACCTKFVSLVDAQVRDLYLEGLQESIAAAKQLDCPVLISQVGDFLPEVDLEDQHDSLVAGLKAAAKMLEGTNITLAIEPLNEQVDHAGYYLVESDEAFEIVEKVASPNVKVTFDIYHQQISEGHLIHNITSNIEKIAHFHAAGNPGRHELNLGEIHYPAIIEAIQKTDYDGYFGLEYWPEADAETGLLEAKLLF is encoded by the coding sequence ATGAATCTCAAACCGTCCATTTGTATTGACGCCCTGTTCGAAGGGACGCCAACCGCTGAGGCGATCGCATTGGTAGCGAAGCTTGGCTACCCCGCCTTTGAATTTTGGATGTGGTGGGAAAAGGACTTGCCGCAGGTAATGCAGGCTCGCGATGCACACTCGCTGAAAATCGCTGCCTGTTGCACAAAATTCGTCAGTCTCGTCGACGCTCAGGTACGCGACTTGTACTTGGAAGGCCTGCAAGAGTCGATTGCCGCAGCCAAGCAATTGGATTGTCCGGTGCTCATTTCCCAGGTTGGTGATTTCCTGCCAGAGGTGGATCTCGAAGATCAGCATGATAGCCTGGTGGCCGGTCTCAAGGCTGCGGCGAAGATGTTGGAAGGGACCAACATTACGCTTGCCATCGAGCCACTCAATGAACAGGTCGACCATGCTGGATACTATCTGGTCGAGAGTGATGAAGCTTTCGAAATTGTCGAGAAAGTCGCTAGCCCCAATGTTAAAGTGACCTTCGATATCTATCATCAGCAGATTAGTGAAGGGCATCTGATTCACAACATCACGTCGAATATCGAAAAGATTGCCCACTTCCACGCAGCAGGTAATCCAGGGCGACACGAGCTGAATCTCGGGGAAATCCACTATCCTGCGATTATTGAAGCGATTCAGAAGACCGATTACGACGGGTATTTTGGACTGGAATACTGGCCGGAAGCCGATGCGGAAACGGGACTTCTGGAAGCCAAGCTGCTGTTCTGA
- the clpP gene encoding ATP-dependent Clp endopeptidase proteolytic subunit ClpP, whose translation MPSIPYVIEKNGREERVYDVYSRLLKDRIIFLGSQVNDEVANALVAQMLFLQSDDPKSDIHLYINSPGGSVSAGLAIYDTMQFVSCDVATYCIGQAASMGAVLLAAGAKGKRFALPNARIMIHQPLAGMQGTAEEIMIHAAEFRRIKQKLNEILLKHTGQTLEKIEKDTDRDRFMSADEAAEYGLIDKSIESMPKSATKAE comes from the coding sequence ATGCCTAGCATTCCCTACGTAATCGAAAAAAATGGTCGTGAAGAGCGTGTCTATGATGTCTATAGCCGACTGCTGAAAGACCGCATTATCTTCCTCGGTTCTCAGGTGAACGATGAGGTTGCCAATGCACTTGTAGCACAGATGTTGTTTCTGCAGTCGGATGATCCGAAGTCGGACATCCACCTCTACATCAATTCGCCTGGCGGTAGCGTGAGCGCCGGATTGGCTATCTACGATACGATGCAGTTTGTGTCGTGCGATGTGGCGACCTACTGCATCGGTCAAGCCGCTTCGATGGGAGCCGTGTTGTTGGCAGCCGGAGCGAAGGGGAAGCGATTCGCCTTGCCCAATGCTCGAATCATGATTCACCAACCGTTGGCTGGTATGCAAGGCACGGCCGAAGAGATCATGATTCACGCAGCGGAATTTCGTCGCATCAAGCAGAAGTTGAACGAGATTTTGCTCAAGCACACCGGACAAACGCTCGAAAAAATCGAGAAGGATACCGATCGAGACCGTTTCATGTCGGCGGATGAAGCGGCTGAATACGGCTTGATCGACAAGTCTATCGAGTCGATGCCGAAGAGTGCGACTAAGGCTGAGTAA
- a CDS encoding phosphoesterase: MAEEQVLVIPEGRLSLLGNFSGFRPFCAEAFAALLDPQYMEFRPRSTVEEDPTFKQLIPYVMLQADVDGSTHVFQYQRGKGQGEKRLHSLRSVGVGGHISKEDASGEDLYRSGMLRELGEEITIGSAYTEDLVGFIYDDTSPVGRVHLGVVHRLKLETPDAGGRESELVDSGFRPLTDVKAKLDELETWSQLCITHLF, encoded by the coding sequence GTGGCAGAAGAGCAGGTCTTGGTCATCCCTGAGGGACGTTTGTCCTTACTGGGAAATTTCAGCGGTTTCCGCCCCTTCTGTGCAGAGGCTTTTGCCGCACTGCTCGATCCCCAATACATGGAGTTCCGCCCGCGAAGCACAGTCGAGGAGGATCCGACTTTCAAGCAATTGATCCCCTACGTAATGCTCCAAGCAGACGTCGATGGGAGCACACATGTGTTTCAGTACCAACGCGGCAAGGGGCAAGGAGAGAAACGGTTGCATTCGCTGCGCAGCGTTGGTGTGGGAGGGCATATTTCCAAGGAAGATGCCAGTGGCGAAGACCTCTACCGATCCGGTATGTTGCGAGAGCTGGGCGAGGAAATCACGATTGGTTCAGCCTATACTGAAGACTTGGTTGGGTTCATCTATGATGACACTTCGCCAGTTGGACGAGTGCATCTGGGGGTTGTGCATCGCCTTAAGCTCGAAACACCCGATGCTGGCGGTCGCGAGTCGGAATTGGTCGACAGTGGGTTTCGCCCTTTGACCGATGTGAAGGCCAAATTGGATGAGCTGGAGACATGGTCCCAGCTCTGCATCACCCATTTGTTCTAA
- the queA gene encoding tRNA preQ1(34) S-adenosylmethionine ribosyltransferase-isomerase QueA, which yields MSDIDYDRLDRYHFELPRELIAQHPMEHRIDARLLLLNRQSGAIEHLYVRDLPDLLNPGDALVLNNSKVIPARLIGTRTSTGGRWEGLFLRASSEGIWEILSKTRGKLTPGETLSLRDHEGRDCPALAVIAPMEDGHLAVRPIDEAPMVEILERYGRVPLPPYIRDGQMVDSDATTYQTVYAKHPGSVAAPTAGLHFTADLIRHLQKRGVVTAGVTLHVGLGTFRPVSTERLSEHKMHSEWGELTEAAVSKLNQCRQQSGRVIAVGTTSTRVLESAANSAAGESAADGVATAWSGDTNIFIRPPYTFRSIDGLMTNFHLPKSTLLALVAAFAGYDATMRAYQVAIEQRYRFYSYGDCMLIV from the coding sequence ATGTCTGACATCGATTACGACCGACTTGATCGGTACCACTTTGAGCTGCCGCGGGAGCTTATTGCCCAGCATCCTATGGAGCACCGCATCGATGCGCGGTTGCTTTTGCTCAATCGTCAGAGTGGTGCAATTGAGCATTTGTACGTGCGGGACTTGCCCGATTTATTGAATCCTGGCGATGCGTTGGTGTTGAACAATTCGAAAGTCATTCCTGCGCGCCTGATTGGAACGCGGACTTCCACGGGGGGACGTTGGGAAGGCTTGTTTCTGCGCGCCAGTTCCGAAGGGATTTGGGAGATACTCAGCAAAACCCGAGGGAAATTGACGCCCGGAGAGACGCTGTCGCTGCGCGATCACGAGGGCCGTGACTGTCCTGCCTTGGCGGTCATCGCCCCAATGGAAGATGGGCATCTGGCGGTCCGGCCGATTGACGAGGCACCGATGGTTGAAATCCTGGAGCGATATGGACGGGTTCCACTTCCTCCGTACATTCGAGATGGGCAGATGGTCGACAGTGATGCAACAACCTATCAAACGGTGTACGCCAAGCATCCCGGCTCGGTAGCAGCCCCAACGGCAGGCCTTCACTTCACGGCAGATTTGATCCGCCATTTGCAAAAGCGAGGTGTCGTGACTGCAGGAGTCACGTTGCATGTTGGTCTGGGAACCTTTCGCCCGGTGTCTACGGAAAGGCTATCCGAACACAAAATGCATTCGGAATGGGGTGAGTTGACTGAGGCGGCGGTCAGCAAGTTGAACCAATGTCGGCAGCAGTCGGGCCGTGTCATTGCCGTGGGGACTACTTCGACCCGCGTTTTAGAGTCGGCGGCTAATTCTGCTGCAGGAGAGTCAGCAGCCGATGGGGTGGCAACGGCTTGGAGCGGAGACACGAATATTTTCATTCGGCCCCCCTACACTTTCCGCAGTATCGACGGGTTGATGACGAACTTCCATCTCCCCAAGAGCACTCTGTTGGCACTCGTGGCAGCGTTTGCGGGGTACGACGCGACGATGCGTGCCTACCAAGTAGCAATTGAGCAACGTTATCGTTTCTACAGCTACGGGGATTGCATGCTGATCGTGTGA
- the tig gene encoding trigger factor: MAATETEVEKLSGEDEGKLQFDVKVDVTSACERHVVVSIPQAEVLRYRSKAFDDVSPRAELPGFRAGKAPRRLVEAKFREQVDEQVKSSLIMDSLQLITEGDHFSAISEPNFDYEAVELPAEGDFKFEFRIEVRPDFETPEWKGLDLERPTCELTDQHVDDHLARTLARFVPASSVDDGATSGDIVLLNATFKHGDKILGSFEEESVNVRPNLAFGDAILSGFDKLIEGKKEGDTFSAKVTLTDSAAEEELRGKEVDAEFTVHEVRRVEIEEISPTMLDSLGFGDIGELRGFVRGELERQFDYHQQQSLRRQAVEKLTEGADWDMPESLVRRQTNRELQRLQLELQRSGFNQDQISSYMNASRQNARATTVRALREHFVLEKIAEDIELEPSAEDYDKEVALIAEQNDASPRSIRARLEKTGQMDAIRNQIIEREVIVRITAEGKVTDKEDLSFLKSDDDTSNIEFAIAGDFNDIPEAMHENDLPQIGAPKLPEAEKDE; the protein is encoded by the coding sequence ATGGCTGCCACAGAAACAGAAGTAGAAAAGCTGTCTGGCGAAGACGAAGGCAAGTTGCAGTTCGACGTGAAGGTCGATGTGACCTCGGCTTGCGAACGGCATGTTGTTGTCTCGATCCCGCAAGCTGAAGTCTTGCGTTATCGAAGCAAGGCCTTTGATGACGTGTCGCCAAGAGCGGAATTGCCAGGCTTTCGTGCTGGAAAGGCGCCTCGCCGTTTGGTGGAGGCTAAGTTCCGCGAGCAGGTCGACGAGCAGGTCAAGAGCTCACTGATCATGGACAGCTTGCAGTTGATTACCGAGGGAGATCATTTCTCGGCGATCAGCGAACCCAACTTCGACTACGAAGCGGTTGAGTTGCCAGCGGAAGGTGATTTCAAGTTCGAGTTCCGTATCGAGGTTCGTCCAGACTTCGAGACTCCTGAGTGGAAGGGACTTGATCTGGAGCGTCCGACTTGCGAGTTGACCGATCAGCATGTTGACGACCACTTGGCGCGGACCTTAGCCCGCTTCGTTCCAGCGAGTTCCGTCGATGATGGAGCAACCTCGGGCGATATTGTCCTGCTCAACGCCACCTTTAAGCATGGCGATAAAATTCTCGGCAGCTTTGAAGAGGAATCGGTTAACGTACGGCCCAATTTGGCCTTCGGTGACGCGATCCTGTCTGGTTTCGACAAGCTGATTGAGGGCAAGAAGGAAGGTGATACCTTCAGCGCTAAAGTTACCTTGACCGATTCGGCAGCAGAAGAAGAGCTACGCGGTAAGGAAGTTGATGCCGAGTTCACCGTGCACGAAGTGCGACGGGTGGAAATCGAGGAAATTAGTCCTACGATGCTCGACAGCCTTGGTTTTGGAGACATCGGTGAGTTGCGCGGATTCGTTCGAGGCGAGCTCGAACGCCAGTTCGATTATCACCAGCAGCAGTCGCTACGCCGTCAAGCTGTAGAGAAGCTGACCGAGGGCGCCGATTGGGACATGCCTGAATCGTTGGTTCGACGACAAACCAATCGCGAACTGCAGCGTTTGCAGTTGGAATTGCAGCGCAGCGGTTTCAACCAAGACCAAATCAGCAGCTACATGAATGCTTCCCGTCAGAATGCTCGAGCCACCACGGTTCGTGCATTGCGAGAGCACTTTGTGCTTGAGAAGATCGCGGAAGATATCGAGCTGGAGCCTTCGGCCGAGGATTACGACAAGGAAGTGGCTTTGATTGCTGAGCAAAATGATGCTTCGCCACGAAGCATTCGCGCTCGGTTGGAGAAGACCGGTCAGATGGACGCAATTCGCAATCAAATCATCGAACGCGAAGTTATTGTGCGTATCACGGCAGAAGGTAAGGTCACTGACAAAGAAGATTTAAGCTTCCTCAAATCAGATGACGACACCAGCAATATCGAATTTGCAATTGCCGGCGATTTCAATGACATTCCTGAGGCGATGCATGAAAATGACTTGCCACAGATCGGTGCTCCTAAATTGCCCGAGGCAGAAAAAGACGAATAG
- a CDS encoding cysteine desulfurase family protein: MIYLDYHATTPLAPEALEAMLPLMQELYANAGSTTHAAGRQVAELIERATVELAGLLGAADDELVFTSGATESNNLALFGTCLHPRQKRRKIVSVATEHKAVLDPLLRLERQGFEVVYVPVAQFDSLQPGVVDLGQLAEVVDEQTALVTIMLANNEIGTIQPLRAIADQCHRVGALLHTDATQALGRIPVDVDLLDVDLMSFSAHKFYGPKGVGGLYVRRKTRRVKLQPQIVGGGQQHNYRSGTINTAGIIGMHAALLGCYRLNAWSDGAESVGVVEWRRVAGLRQRLYDRLIQREPSLSLNGPGWPSEFGEAGELTRLPGNLNCCFYPIEGQSLMMDVPELAVSSGSACTSAEPGTSHVLRAIGLTEEQARSSLRFGIGRFNTEQDIELAADWLLASLEKLRRLI, encoded by the coding sequence ATGATTTATCTGGACTATCACGCGACGACTCCACTTGCGCCGGAGGCTCTGGAAGCAATGTTGCCATTGATGCAGGAGTTGTATGCTAACGCTGGGAGTACAACGCACGCTGCGGGGCGACAGGTGGCAGAGCTGATCGAGCGGGCAACGGTTGAATTGGCTGGGCTGCTGGGGGCCGCGGACGATGAATTGGTGTTTACTAGCGGTGCTACGGAGAGCAATAACTTAGCCCTGTTCGGTACTTGCCTGCATCCGCGCCAGAAACGACGCAAAATTGTAAGTGTGGCGACTGAGCACAAAGCGGTGTTGGATCCCCTGCTGCGCTTGGAACGCCAGGGATTCGAGGTGGTCTATGTGCCGGTGGCCCAGTTCGATTCCCTGCAGCCTGGCGTCGTCGACCTCGGGCAATTGGCTGAGGTGGTCGATGAGCAGACGGCTTTAGTGACAATTATGCTGGCCAACAACGAGATTGGCACGATCCAACCGCTGCGCGCAATTGCGGATCAGTGCCATCGGGTGGGAGCTCTGTTGCATACCGATGCGACTCAAGCGCTCGGCCGCATTCCGGTGGATGTCGATCTGCTGGATGTGGATTTGATGAGCTTTTCAGCCCACAAATTCTATGGACCGAAAGGGGTTGGCGGACTCTACGTGCGTCGCAAGACTCGCCGCGTCAAGCTTCAGCCGCAAATTGTCGGCGGTGGTCAACAGCACAACTACCGCTCGGGAACGATCAATACGGCAGGGATCATCGGCATGCATGCAGCCTTGTTGGGCTGCTATCGACTCAACGCTTGGAGTGACGGGGCCGAGTCCGTCGGCGTGGTTGAATGGCGCCGCGTGGCCGGCCTACGCCAGCGTCTGTACGATCGCTTAATTCAGCGCGAGCCATCGCTGAGTTTGAACGGACCGGGGTGGCCGTCCGAGTTCGGGGAGGCTGGGGAGTTGACTCGGCTTCCGGGGAATTTGAATTGCTGCTTCTATCCCATCGAAGGCCAAAGCCTGATGATGGATGTACCGGAGTTAGCGGTCAGTAGTGGTAGTGCTTGCACGAGTGCTGAGCCCGGGACGAGTCATGTTTTGAGAGCGATCGGTCTCACGGAAGAGCAGGCTCGCAGTAGCTTGCGGTTTGGCATCGGCAGGTTCAATACCGAGCAAGACATTGAGCTGGCCGCAGATTGGCTTCTAGCTTCGCTCGAAAAACTTCGGCGATTGATCTGA
- a CDS encoding ClpP family protease, with the protein MNSAHFPDQILNSYAAQSYQRQRQLTLGDLLLENRIVFLQGEIHTGNANEVVMKLLYLQSENRRKDIHFYINSPGGEVIATLAIYDTMQILSCPVATYCVGQAASGAAVLLAGGTKGKRYCLPNSRVMVHQPAGGVSGQISDIEIQAGEILRYRSLLNEILGNHCGKEADQIAADSDRDFFLTANAAKDYGLVDEILTKPPVEADEKTA; encoded by the coding sequence TTGAACTCTGCTCATTTTCCTGACCAAATTTTGAATTCCTACGCAGCTCAAAGCTATCAACGACAGCGGCAATTGACGCTGGGCGATTTGTTGCTAGAGAATCGAATTGTCTTTTTGCAAGGCGAGATTCATACTGGCAACGCCAACGAAGTTGTGATGAAGTTGCTGTACTTGCAAAGTGAAAACCGCCGCAAGGATATTCATTTTTATATCAATAGCCCTGGTGGTGAGGTTATCGCAACCCTGGCGATCTACGACACGATGCAGATCTTGTCCTGCCCAGTTGCAACCTATTGTGTAGGTCAGGCAGCCAGCGGTGCGGCCGTACTGTTGGCCGGCGGCACGAAGGGCAAGCGGTATTGCCTGCCGAATAGTCGCGTTATGGTGCACCAGCCTGCCGGTGGTGTTTCTGGCCAGATTTCCGATATTGAAATTCAGGCCGGTGAAATTTTGCGTTATCGCTCGCTACTCAATGAGATTTTGGGAAATCATTGCGGGAAGGAAGCAGATCAGATTGCAGCGGATTCCGATCGCGACTTCTTCCTGACCGCCAATGCGGCGAAGGATTATGGTTTGGTCGACGAAATTTTGACAAAGCCACCCGTCGAAGCAGATGAGAAGACTGCTTAG
- a CDS encoding solute:sodium symporter family transporter: MDPGLITTIVSFLFFTGLVGGLTWFITRKDDHGSSQGFFLAGRTLTFPLIAGSLLLTNLSTEQIVGLNGDAFTDGLCVMVWEVVAVIALVFMAWFFLPRFLKSGVATVPEYLAIRFDRQTQFIANMIFLFAYVAVLLPIVLYTGAKGMIGILDLQSLLGVESETTLLWMIVIAVGVLGSIYALFGGLRTVAVSDTLNGVGLLVGGLMVTWFALSMLGGDGGFFAGWNRLVDEQGPRFNSIGSKDTTVPFGAIFSGIFLLNLFYWTTNQQIIQRTFGASSLAEGQKGVLLTGAFKLLGPVYLVLPGMIAFSMFGDSVRSVDAYGKLVQTVLPSYLNGFFAAAILGAILSSFNSALNSACTLYSLGFYKQVLHPKASEKEVIRSSKWFGWIVAGAAMGLAPWLDGQDSIFGYLQKMNGMYFIPLFAVVLVGMLTRRTSAVSAKAGLIVGVLVIGIGYFFEPFSIVVDSMHTFFFLGTVFCWLVIMMLVLGELYPRKTEFVQHDVKAVDMTPWKLAPGVGLVLIAIVIAIYVSLADFRVLKAEVDPPTDNVPFVVPNE; encoded by the coding sequence ATGGACCCAGGTTTAATCACGACGATCGTATCGTTTTTATTCTTCACGGGACTCGTGGGAGGCCTGACGTGGTTTATCACCCGCAAGGACGATCATGGCAGCAGCCAGGGGTTCTTTTTGGCTGGGCGCACGCTGACGTTTCCGTTGATCGCGGGTTCTCTTTTACTCACCAATCTTTCTACAGAGCAGATCGTCGGCCTCAATGGTGACGCGTTTACCGATGGGCTGTGCGTGATGGTTTGGGAAGTCGTGGCGGTCATCGCGTTGGTCTTCATGGCTTGGTTTTTCTTACCACGTTTTCTCAAGAGCGGCGTCGCAACGGTCCCCGAGTACTTGGCGATTCGCTTTGACCGGCAGACGCAGTTCATTGCCAACATGATCTTCCTGTTTGCCTATGTAGCCGTGCTGCTCCCCATCGTGTTGTACACGGGCGCCAAGGGAATGATCGGCATCTTGGATCTGCAGAGCCTGTTGGGAGTTGAGTCGGAGACCACGCTGCTGTGGATGATTGTGATTGCCGTTGGAGTCCTGGGATCGATCTACGCACTCTTTGGTGGCCTACGGACGGTGGCTGTCTCCGATACGCTCAATGGTGTCGGGCTGCTGGTCGGTGGATTGATGGTGACTTGGTTTGCACTTTCCATGCTGGGCGGTGACGGTGGATTCTTCGCCGGTTGGAACAGGTTGGTCGATGAGCAAGGCCCTCGCTTCAATTCCATTGGTAGCAAGGATACCACGGTGCCCTTCGGCGCTATCTTCTCGGGAATCTTTTTGTTGAATTTGTTCTACTGGACAACCAATCAGCAAATTATTCAGCGGACGTTTGGAGCAAGCAGTTTGGCGGAGGGGCAAAAGGGTGTTTTATTGACAGGGGCCTTCAAGCTGTTGGGGCCGGTCTATTTGGTGCTGCCCGGCATGATTGCCTTTTCCATGTTCGGTGATAGTGTGCGGTCGGTCGATGCCTATGGGAAATTGGTGCAGACCGTGTTGCCCAGCTATTTGAATGGATTTTTCGCAGCGGCCATCTTGGGGGCGATTCTGTCGAGTTTCAATTCGGCCTTGAATAGCGCTTGCACGCTCTACAGTCTGGGCTTTTACAAACAAGTGCTCCATCCCAAGGCTAGCGAGAAAGAGGTGATTCGCTCCAGCAAGTGGTTTGGCTGGATTGTGGCGGGAGCTGCCATGGGACTGGCACCTTGGCTGGATGGGCAGGATAGCATTTTTGGCTATCTGCAGAAAATGAATGGCATGTATTTCATCCCGCTATTTGCTGTCGTCCTCGTCGGCATGCTGACTCGCCGAACCTCGGCCGTGTCTGCCAAGGCTGGTTTGATCGTAGGGGTGCTAGTCATCGGGATCGGCTATTTCTTCGAACCGTTTAGCATTGTTGTCGACTCAATGCATACCTTCTTCTTTCTCGGTACCGTCTTTTGTTGGCTAGTGATCATGATGTTGGTCCTCGGTGAATTGTATCCGCGTAAGACCGAGTTCGTGCAACACGATGTTAAGGCGGTCGATATGACGCCCTGGAAACTCGCGCCAGGGGTTGGCCTAGTGTTGATTGCCATCGTGATTGCCATCTACGTATCTCTGGCCGATTTCCGAGTACTCAAGGCGGAGGTCGATCCGCCAACTGACAACGTGCCGTTTGTGGTACCGAACGAATAG